Part of the Triplophysa dalaica isolate WHDGS20190420 chromosome 23, ASM1584641v1, whole genome shotgun sequence genome is shown below.
CAGACAAAACAACAGGgcaaaaaagcttttctttcatggcattttacatattttgtgaCACGTAACTGCTTTTTTTCACAGATCCAAAATCTTTCACGTAACACTATATTAACCATGAAATGTTCTGTGCATCAGTATCTGCATTAAATGAGGACGGATAAATTGCTTGTAGCTGGACGTTTCATTTGTTTAGTGAGATGCTTTCAGAATCACGCGTGCCCTTCTTAGGTCACACCGAGCTACCACAATTGTCAAATCAGTAACAAAAACTGTAGTTACTATGGTATTCTGGTGCAAGCTATTTTTGTAAATGAGCCAAAAGTTTTTGTTCCCAAATTATTTTAACCACATCACAAATGGTTATTGCAGTGTCTCTTTAAAACATCCCGGTTCCATTTTAGATGTCAAATCTAAACctctaaaaaacaacaacaacactacTACTGAACTGGAGCAGAAATTCACCAAATCAAAAAGGACTTCATCAGTGTGGTAAGACTTTGGCTAAAGGAAAACCGtacttgtgttgtgttatatAAGCAGTCAGATGtacatcacaataaaacaaaggaCAAAATCGATTATTTGGCCAATCTGTCTCAGTCCTTCACAGACCGAACGGAAAAATAAACCGTGACGAGTTTGGAGAAAACGCTGAACCGGAAAGCAGTTCTCTGGCCGAGTGCGTAtgtgtgattgacagctgtTTAGTATTCGTCTTGTGTGTCGTCCGGGACATCCTCCTCCTGCGCGGGAGCTTCGTGGCCCTCCCCGCCCGCCTCCTGTGTGCACATTTGACTTACGTAAATCACGTCATGCATTTTCAGTTCCatctaaatgtgtgtttgtgactgaCCTGCTCGTCTGTGGAGTACAACACCTCCATGAGTCTCTCCCCGAAGGCTCCGCTCTCCTGACCCTGCTCCTGACACAAGAGCTCCACCTCCCGCAGCTTCCCGAAGTAAAAGTCCCGCTCCTTCTCCACGCCTTCCAGCGCTAGCTTAATTGTGTTGAGCTGTGAGATGAAGGATTAGACACATCATGTCACATTGgcttgattttgtttgtttatttctggaTTTGAATGGTGTTGGTGGGGTCAGGAGGTCCACCTGTTCGTTTAGTTGTGTTACTTGAGCAACTAGCTCTTTCTCTCCTTTAGCGGGGGTCGCTGACAGCACCGGCAGCTTCTTAGCGGACGAGGGTCGGGACGTGGTGGTGGTGCTGGAGGCTTTAGGGGTTGTGCTGGCTGATCTAGTGGCTCCTGCGTGCGAATGGGTTTCAAGTGAACGATTCAAATGTATAAACGCATGTAAAAGAATGTTCAAGCGACCTTTCGTCATGGATCGATTGACTTTGAAAGGAGGTTACCTGCACCTGCGGTGGGGGAGCAGGCGGCGTGGAGGGATTTCTTCGGCAGGTTGAAGATCTGCTCTCCGGGATCTGGAGGAGGAATAGCATCCTGTCCCTGTCGCGCCTCCAGCGGCTCGTATTCCTTCCCGTCGTAGTTGGCATCGAAGAACTTCTTAAACCACTGAATGAAGTCCAGGTTGTCTTGAAATCGTCCCTTGACAAGTTTCTCGACAGGGATGATCTAAGATGCgggaaacaggaagtgaaaaCGAGGAAATAACATCATGCAAATAGATTCAACTCTTGCAGCCAGGCAGGGTTTCACATTGGTCTCACCTTGTCGACGTTCATCCTCTTGAAGGAAGCCTGCAGGAGTTTGAAGTTGTGGATGTATTCATGCTCCAGTTTGGCCTGGAACTTGACCTTCTTAAGACTGATGCAGCCAGGAAACAGCATGTCCATGAACTGACAGTACGCCGCTCCTGTAACGCAGAAATGATCTCTAAATTTCCACTAAACCCAATTACACAACATCaccttttgattttttaatttaagtttatttgaaaGGGACCatgtacatttataacattcatGTGTCCATATCATGTATTGTACCGAATTTAGCCCACAGGCTTATTTCCATCCCtagttaaaaaagtttaaaacacacatataaagTTGTGCTCAAtagtttacacaccccttgcaaAAATTGGTTTTGAAAAAATTGGTTTTCCCCTggaaaattaaggtttatttttaatttagtcctgccctgagcaagtgATTTCaccaaagaaatgttaacattaagTTCACATgttaagaataataacagaattacTCAAAATAGCCCGGGGCAAACGTTTACATGCCCCTGATTCTACTAAAAtggtaaataatataatatagttaCTTATACACATCCCGTCAGAGCAagaaataaaaggaaagaatattaaaaaaaatcaataaaaatcaaGGGTCAAAAAATTTGTGTTAATTTCAAATAAGATTTTAAATTTTATTCAAACAAATCAGATGTACACATCCTAATTTCTTTAGGTAAAATATTCCAATTAATAAGAGCTTTCACTGAGAAGACAGATCGTCTAAAGTCAGAGCCTTTCAGTATCAGAGTCATCCGAGGAAGAGCAGCAATAAACTCCATCTGATTTATCCGAATCAATAAAACCGGCCCAGGGAGAGATCTATCTATCTAATATAAAAATGGCACGTCTACGTCATATTGATGGAGATCAATGTCCTGTTTCTGTCTTTAAGGTGGAACTGGACGTGATCCAGGGGTTATTCAGTGTCTTGGTGAACTGTAAATAACTCTGACCTGAGCTTAGGTGGTGATGTCATACCAGAGCACAGAAATGTGCAGACACATTTCGACCAATGAAAACCCATGAATTTAGGGCTGATGGATGCAATTCTTAAATGATTCATTAATaactaatcattttaataagtaATTATAATGGCACAACTAATAATTAATACTAATAactaataattattaataattttatattaattaaacaaataattggataacaacagatttttctttaactACCTAAATCTCCAAGATTACGCTCAATTATGACTAAAATTATAACTATGATTATTTTGCCCGATGTTGAAATCACAACAACTCATTGTCGATAAAtagataaattaataataaatataaaatttgacAATGGATTCGACttaataacaatattaaaaatggaTGTGAAAAATAGATCAAATAAACTGAATccatacattcaaataaataatatataaataatgaaactaaATTATTAGACAATCCGGCCCAAATTTCTTTtactttgattattttgttttcagaatTGTTAGAAGACAGCGATTCATTTCACAGCCCTACATACGAATGATGTCACGTATAGTTAAGCTTTTTAGAAAAAACATCagcttttgatatatttactgTTTGTCAAAAATCTCATCAGTTAgaactgatctcagaactgatTGTGTGAATGAATTACAATGAACTTGACTGAATATCAAAGGACTCAATGAAGAGTGTAAATGGTTTCTAATGACAGCTGTGATTAAAAACAACACCGTTATTCCAGTACACTCACTAAACCTGTTCTTTAAAAAtagtgtttgtgatgtttttttaaatctttcattattACATAACATgtctaaaatagtttttatgtgCCCCAGTATAAAtttgccaaatgaataaatgtaaatctgcaGTGCCCCAGTATGAAtttcaagttttatttatttgtcggTGTAATCATTATCATTATACAAATAAACGGATCTATATGCAACATGGGAACATAATTCATGCTTGTAAAGGCGACGCAGTCGTGCATTTTAACCGGTCCGAAAACACAAACTTGATGTATACTTCCTTACATAAATCCACGTCTGTGTGTTTCCTTGCAACGACTGAAGCACACAGGCAAAGAAAACATGACGAAACTAAAGCAAGTTTCAAAATAATATCGATCATCTTATTTTGACTCGATCATTAATGGCCCCTGTAGATGGACATCAGAATTTGTTTGTGCAGATCAGGGAAATTGAAGCAGAAAGGAGAGATGATGAGTTAGAAGGAGGAGAGACTTGATAAACAAACTACTGGACATCCCCGCCAGTCAGGTCTCAGACGTTAGAGGAAAATGTCTCAGGAAAACCTTTGACAAGTCTGTTAAACTGCATTGTTGCtcagaaaaacatttgtgttctgtacttccagaaatgaaatgaaatattaaattttCTAGCACTAGTTTCGGACATATTTGGTCCAGTTTCACAGACGAGGTATAAgtctagtcccagactaaaatgaacgTGTGACCTGTCTAAACTCAACCATAATTTGCCCAGATCAGtgcaattgttttgtgtcaagacgcacaccagtaatgtattcttctaaggcatttttataaaagtgacatatcttaattcaactaaggcataatGGTTTAAACTAAGCTGTGTCagtgaaaccgggcctaaaaGGTTGTCAGTAACTATGGCCAAGATAACTATGTGctaagcatgtatgtataatacattataaatgtagtttttaagcattgtaatgcaccttttaatgcataaatattatagttaatacattataacacttagcaattcattattaaactacacgtttaaattggttataattgttcacaactacatataatgcattacaacacacacaaagggcattttaccctttaataattctttataatgcattttacatacCTGCTTCaaagaaagtgttaccaaaaatgaTCTCTCCTTTCATTATTTCAATCCAGTGCATGCaaacatgataataaagtttatGTTAAGTATGTTGAagatactttaatattttaaaatacatacagttttaactttgtatttttatttaactttattttattgatgcatctggcagatgcttttctccaaagcgacttacattgcattatactagacatttgtttctaatttgtgcaatccctgggatcgaccccatgaccttggcgttgcgtACGTCAcgctctcaccactgagctacatgaagGTATTGTATTGTGCATTGTGTTGCATTCTTCTAAACAGCGGGTTTTTCTGAAAAACATGGGCGCCTGTGTCCCAGTAGTGCTTTA
Proteins encoded:
- the mapre2 gene encoding microtubule-associated protein RP/EB family member 2 isoform X3 — its product is MAVNVYSTSITQETMSRHDITAWVNDLLSLNYTKVEQLSSGAAYCQFMDMLFPGCISLKKVKFQAKLEHEYIHNFKLLQASFKRMNVDKIIPVEKLVKGRFQDNLDFIQWFKKFFDANYDGKEYEPLEARQGQDAIPPPDPGEQIFNLPKKSLHAACSPTAGAGATRSASTTPKASSTTTTSRPSSAKKLPVLSATPAKGEKELVAQVTQLNEQLNTIKLALEGVEKERDFYFGKLREVELLCQEQGQESGAFGERLMEVLYSTDEQEAGGEGHEAPAQEEDVPDDTQDEY
- the mapre2 gene encoding microtubule-associated protein RP/EB family member 2 isoform X2, with the translated sequence MPGPTQALSPNGENNNDIIPDNGTNIIPYRKNTVRGERAYSWGMAVNVYSTSITQETMSRHDITAWVNDLLSLNYTKVEQLSSGAAYCQFMDMLFPGCISLKKVKFQAKLEHEYIHNFKLLQASFKRMNVDKIIPVEKLVKGRFQDNLDFIQWFKKFFDANYDGKEYEPLEARQGQDAIPPPDPGEQIFNLPKKSLHAACSPTAGATRSASTTPKASSTTTTSRPSSAKKLPVLSATPAKGEKELVAQVTQLNEQLNTIKLALEGVEKERDFYFGKLREVELLCQEQGQESGAFGERLMEVLYSTDEQEAGGEGHEAPAQEEDVPDDTQDEY
- the mapre2 gene encoding microtubule-associated protein RP/EB family member 2 isoform X1 is translated as MPGPTQALSPNGENNNDIIPDNGTNIIPYRKNTVRGERAYSWGMAVNVYSTSITQETMSRHDITAWVNDLLSLNYTKVEQLSSGAAYCQFMDMLFPGCISLKKVKFQAKLEHEYIHNFKLLQASFKRMNVDKIIPVEKLVKGRFQDNLDFIQWFKKFFDANYDGKEYEPLEARQGQDAIPPPDPGEQIFNLPKKSLHAACSPTAGAGATRSASTTPKASSTTTTSRPSSAKKLPVLSATPAKGEKELVAQVTQLNEQLNTIKLALEGVEKERDFYFGKLREVELLCQEQGQESGAFGERLMEVLYSTDEQEAGGEGHEAPAQEEDVPDDTQDEY